Proteins co-encoded in one Bradyrhizobium sp. 170 genomic window:
- a CDS encoding multiubiquitin domain-containing protein, with product MTTERTDILEAEGLRHDHLVTVKVNERPLKLLGPRETGEQIKIAAIEQDVEIGKDYLLDEVLPDGTHRHIEDHEPVELRDQMVFVAHKPEHIVIITVNEQPVNLKGHSATGTEIKAAAIAQGVAIQPNFVLQEELPNGTSRIVGDNDVVHLREHLRFTAIAPDDNS from the coding sequence ATGACTACCGAACGCACGGATATCCTTGAGGCGGAAGGCCTCCGACACGACCACTTGGTCACTGTGAAAGTGAATGAGCGCCCGCTAAAGCTGCTGGGCCCGCGTGAAACTGGCGAGCAGATCAAGATCGCTGCGATCGAGCAGGACGTTGAGATCGGCAAGGACTACCTGCTGGACGAAGTCCTCCCCGATGGTACCCATCGTCACATCGAAGATCATGAGCCGGTAGAGCTTCGCGATCAAATGGTGTTCGTGGCGCACAAGCCTGAACACATCGTCATCATCACTGTCAACGAACAGCCGGTGAACCTCAAAGGCCACTCCGCCACCGGCACAGAGATCAAAGCCGCCGCCATTGCTCAAGGTGTAGCGATCCAGCCCAATTTCGTGCTGCAGGAAGAGCTGCCTAATGGCACCAGCCGTATCGTCGGCGACAATGACGTCGTTCATCTGCGCGAACATCTTCGGTTCACGGCGATCGCGCCAGACGACAACTCCTAG
- a CDS encoding ThiF family adenylyltransferase — MSKCRLRIARSDYELLWHHLYQEDCDEHGAILLAGLSELGTIPLLTVREVHLAKDGIDYVAGKIGHRALTPQFIHRLVTRARDERLVYLAVHNHGSDRQVGFSDIDIRSHERGYPALLQIAKGMPVGALVLGRRAMQADLWMPDGSRCELDQASVIGMKIERLAPQLSRNLSSMDDQYDRQIRMFGRVGQQTLSRAHVAVIGLGGIGSLVVEYLARLGVGHFTLVDDDAVEASNLARLIGASQSDVENRTPKVQLARRLIQQANPSAHIEHFNADVAKASVADRLKGCDYIFLAADSMRARLVVNAMVHQYLIPAVQLGSKIRADEQGRVIDAFSAIRPIRPGAGCLWCNQLIDPNLLAKEAKTDAERKAQAYGVEEPNPSVITLNAVSAGHAVNDFLMDYLSLRADRSLHYQHINALTGKLHLVEPRKDADCPECSKGGMRFARGDAVDLPCTEG; from the coding sequence ATGTCCAAGTGCAGGCTCCGCATTGCCCGTTCGGACTACGAGTTACTCTGGCATCATCTCTATCAGGAGGATTGTGATGAGCACGGAGCCATCTTACTCGCGGGGCTGTCCGAACTAGGCACGATTCCACTCCTCACTGTTCGGGAAGTGCATCTGGCTAAGGACGGAATCGACTATGTAGCAGGCAAAATTGGTCACCGCGCCCTAACGCCGCAATTCATTCATCGGCTGGTTACACGCGCTCGCGACGAGCGGCTCGTCTATTTGGCCGTTCACAATCACGGTAGCGATCGGCAAGTCGGATTCAGCGATATCGATATCCGGTCTCATGAGCGCGGCTATCCCGCTCTGTTGCAAATCGCCAAAGGCATGCCGGTTGGTGCTCTGGTATTGGGGCGGCGGGCCATGCAGGCAGATCTCTGGATGCCAGATGGCAGCCGTTGCGAACTCGATCAGGCGAGCGTAATTGGCATGAAGATTGAGCGTCTTGCCCCTCAACTATCGAGAAATCTGAGCTCGATGGACGACCAATATGACCGCCAGATTCGTATGTTCGGTCGAGTGGGCCAGCAAACCTTATCGCGCGCCCATGTTGCGGTGATCGGGCTAGGCGGGATCGGTAGTCTGGTTGTGGAGTATCTGGCCCGATTGGGTGTCGGCCACTTCACGCTCGTTGATGACGACGCGGTTGAGGCGTCCAATCTTGCACGACTTATCGGAGCATCGCAGTCCGACGTTGAAAATCGCACGCCCAAAGTTCAGTTGGCACGGCGCCTCATCCAGCAGGCCAATCCATCCGCGCACATCGAGCACTTCAATGCGGATGTGGCTAAAGCTTCAGTGGCGGACCGGCTCAAAGGCTGCGATTACATCTTTCTTGCGGCGGACTCAATGCGGGCACGCTTAGTAGTGAACGCGATGGTTCATCAATATCTTATTCCAGCCGTTCAGCTGGGCTCGAAAATCCGCGCTGATGAGCAGGGGCGGGTGATCGATGCGTTCAGTGCCATTCGGCCCATTCGTCCAGGTGCGGGTTGCCTTTGGTGCAATCAGCTGATCGATCCTAATCTCTTGGCCAAAGAGGCCAAGACTGATGCGGAGCGAAAGGCGCAGGCTTATGGCGTTGAGGAGCCGAACCCCAGCGTTATCACTCTCAACGCGGTCTCCGCGGGGCACGCCGTGAATGATTTTCTGATGGATTATCTCAGTCTACGCGCTGATCGCTCCTTGCATTACCAGCACATCAATGCCCTGACCGGGAAGCTGCACTTAGTCGAACCGCGAAAGGACGCTGATTGTCCAGAATGCTCGAAAGGTGGAATGCGATTCGCTCGAGGTGATGCCGTGGATTTGCCATGTACAGAAGGCTAG